Proteins from a genomic interval of Trichoderma breve strain T069 chromosome 2, whole genome shotgun sequence:
- a CDS encoding ASF1 like histone chaperone domain-containing protein, whose amino-acid sequence MSVVSLLGVKVVNNPAKFTDKYEFEITFECLEPLEKDLEWKLTYVGSATSDQYDQELDSLLVGPIPVGVNKFLFEAEAPNTTRIPDADILGVTVVLLTCAYDGREFVRVGYYVNNEYDSEELNAEPPTKPIIERVKRNVLAEKPRVTRFAIKWDSEASAPPEFPPEQPEADLVADEEEYGADEAEEEAAEEAAAEAAAKEKGEDSEMAGIESEHQNGHHDHEEEEMSEDGSVDIEGESEDELEEEEEGEGEAEGDDDAMEVDDASAAHKPVTVMS is encoded by the exons ATGTCTGTCGTGTCACTTCTTGGGGTCAAGGTGGTCAACAACCCCGCCAAGTTCACCGACAAGTACGAGTTTGAGATTACGTTCGAGTGCCTCGAGCCGCTTGAGAAGG ATCTTGAGTGGAAACTGACCTACGTCGGATCTGCTACCTC GGACCAATATGACCAGGAGCTAGACTCCCTTCTCGTCGGCCCAATCCCCGTCGGAGTGAACAAATTCCTCTTCGAGGCTGAGGCTCCCAACACTACTCGCATCCCCGACGCCGATATTCTGGGTGTCACGGTGGTGCTCTTGACTTGCGCCTACGATGGACGCGAGTTTGTTCGGGTTGGATATTATGTCAACAATGAGTACGACTCGGAGGAGCTCAACGCAGAGCCCCCTACCAAGCCAATCATCGAGCGAGTGAAGCGTAATGTCCTTGCTGAGAAGCCCCGTGTGACTCGTTTTGCCATCAAATG GGACTCTGAGGCTTCTGCTCCCCCCGAGTTTCCCCCTGAGCAGCCTGAGGCCGACCTTGTTGCGGACGAGGAAGAATACGGCGCTGATGAGGCCGAAGAGGAGGCCGcagaggaggctgctgccgaagccgctgccaaggagaaggGCGAGGACTCGGAAATGGCAGGCATTGAGAGCGAGCACCAGAACGGTCACCATGACcacgaggaagaagaaatgtccGAGGATGGCAGCGTTGACATTGAGGGCGAGAGCGAAGACGAACtagaggaagaagaagagggcgagggcgaggcggaaggcgatgacgatgctatGGAGGTCGACGACGCCTCGGCTGCTCACAAGCCGGTCACAGTTATGTCTTAG